The following proteins are co-located in the Myroides profundi genome:
- a CDS encoding S66 family peptidase codes for MRTRLIKPKKLKVGDTVATISLSWGGAGELPHRYQVGKARLENIFGLRVIETPHALESAAWIYNHPEARAQDLMDAFMDPEVKAIITNIGGDESIRLLKYIDYDVIRNNPKIFLGFSDSTVTHFMCLKAGLSSFYGTSLLVGFAENGTMHDYQIQDIKRTLFDVEPVNIVYPNTEGWTTEYLDWFDVSLQNTKRNLIPCEGWRYVRGDKSVQGTLIGGCMEVLEIIKGTELWPELDVWKGSILFLETSEEKTAPLYIERWLRGYAAMGILDVVNGIIVGRPYDNMYAEEYEQILLKILDEEGLSTLPVITQMDFGHTCPSFTLPYGCMAEIDSINKRFSILESAVIDR; via the coding sequence ATGAGGACAAGATTAATAAAACCAAAGAAATTAAAAGTAGGAGATACAGTAGCTACAATTTCTTTGTCATGGGGTGGGGCAGGTGAGTTACCACATCGTTATCAAGTAGGAAAAGCTCGATTAGAAAACATATTTGGACTTAGAGTCATAGAGACACCTCATGCTTTAGAATCAGCAGCATGGATTTATAATCACCCAGAGGCAAGAGCTCAGGATTTAATGGATGCATTTATGGACCCAGAAGTAAAAGCTATTATTACCAATATAGGGGGAGATGAGAGTATTCGATTATTAAAGTATATAGATTATGACGTGATAAGAAATAATCCAAAGATATTTCTAGGGTTTTCAGATAGTACAGTAACACATTTTATGTGCCTAAAAGCAGGATTGAGTTCTTTCTATGGTACTTCGTTATTAGTGGGATTTGCGGAGAATGGTACAATGCACGATTATCAGATACAAGATATCAAGCGAACACTGTTCGATGTAGAGCCAGTAAATATAGTATATCCAAATACAGAAGGTTGGACTACAGAGTATTTAGATTGGTTTGATGTGAGCTTACAAAACACTAAACGCAACTTGATTCCATGTGAAGGGTGGCGCTATGTGAGAGGAGATAAAAGCGTACAGGGGACTTTAATTGGTGGATGCATGGAAGTATTAGAAATAATAAAAGGAACGGAGCTTTGGCCAGAATTAGATGTGTGGAAGGGAAGTATATTGTTTTTAGAAACTTCTGAAGAAAAGACAGCTCCTCTTTATATAGAGCGTTGGTTAAGAGGGTATGCAGCAATGGGAATTTTAGATGTGGTAAATGGAATTATAGTAGGAAGGCCTTATGACAATATGTATGCTGAGGAATATGAACAAATACTACTTAAGATACTTGATGAAGAAGGCTTAAGTACACTACCAGTGATAACACAGATGGACTTTGGTCATACATGTCCAAGTTTTACTTTACCTTATGGTTGTATGGCTGAGATAGATAGTATTAATAAACGTTTCTCTATTCTAGAGAGCGCTGTAATAGATAGATAA
- a CDS encoding prolyl-tRNA synthetase associated domain-containing protein, giving the protein MFYVSEVSLERPSIYLSGLQEQTYDVLSKLSMTWQRVETEEAITMEDCLLINERLDMNMVKTLFLCNRQKTMFYLFITLGDKPFNSKVFSEALGISRVSFAPAEMLYEKMETKVGAASIFGLLRESTSNIQLVFDQDVLDQPFYGCSDGTTTHYLKLHTTDIINKLVPFLNRDLLTIKL; this is encoded by the coding sequence ATGTTTTATGTTAGTGAAGTATCATTAGAACGACCGTCAATATATCTTTCTGGATTACAAGAACAAACTTATGATGTGTTGTCAAAGCTTTCTATGACTTGGCAAAGAGTTGAAACAGAGGAGGCAATTACAATGGAAGATTGTTTGTTGATTAACGAGAGGTTAGATATGAATATGGTCAAAACACTTTTTTTGTGCAATAGACAGAAAACGATGTTTTATCTATTTATTACATTAGGAGATAAGCCTTTTAATAGTAAAGTATTTAGTGAGGCTTTAGGCATCTCTAGGGTTTCGTTTGCACCAGCAGAGATGCTATACGAAAAGATGGAGACCAAGGTAGGAGCAGCATCTATATTTGGATTATTAAGAGAATCAACTAGCAATATTCAATTAGTATTTGATCAAGATGTTTTGGATCAACCTTTTTATGGCTGTAGTGATGGAACTACCACTCATTATTTGAAATTGCATACAACAGATATAATTAATAAGTTAGTTCCTTTCTTAAATAGAGACTTACTAACAATTAAACTATAA
- a CDS encoding class I SAM-dependent methyltransferase, producing MEDQLYQNVDLVQFYDYDNLWDNEEKYIQLADKAKTVLDLGCGTGRLATVLSERGKDVVGVEYAQAMLDKAKKRSSEVKWVQGDARTICLEQKFDLIILSGHVFQVFLTKEDRLAVLETVKEHLNKGGRYIFDSRNPLVKDWLTWTKEESIRQFKHPLHGQITAWNTYEGDAKALTYTTYYSIDNTQESFSSQSMIAFPSFNEIGQLVTDAGLGIAEVFGDWEFNRYSEHSEEIIWYGYA from the coding sequence ATGGAAGATCAATTATACCAAAATGTAGATCTGGTTCAATTTTACGATTATGACAACTTATGGGACAATGAAGAAAAGTATATACAACTAGCAGATAAAGCTAAAACAGTTTTAGATCTAGGATGTGGAACAGGGCGATTAGCTACTGTTTTATCAGAAAGAGGAAAAGATGTCGTAGGGGTAGAGTATGCTCAAGCGATGCTAGATAAGGCAAAGAAAAGAAGTTCAGAAGTAAAATGGGTTCAAGGAGATGCAAGAACTATTTGCTTAGAGCAGAAGTTTGATTTGATTATTTTATCAGGTCATGTATTTCAGGTTTTCTTGACGAAAGAAGATCGTTTAGCTGTCCTAGAAACAGTTAAAGAGCACTTAAATAAAGGAGGTAGGTATATCTTTGATAGTAGAAATCCGTTAGTAAAAGATTGGTTAACCTGGACAAAAGAGGAGTCTATACGTCAATTTAAACATCCTCTGCATGGGCAAATCACAGCGTGGAATACTTATGAAGGAGATGCAAAAGCATTGACTTATACAACTTATTATAGTATTGATAATACACAAGAGAGTTTTAGTTCACAATCTATGATTGCTTTTCCTAGCTTTAATGAGATAGGACAATTAGTAACTGATGCAGGGCTGGGAATAGCAGAAGTATTTGGCGATTGGGAATTTAATAGGTATAGTGAACATAGTGAGGAAATAATATGGTATGGATATGCCTAA
- a CDS encoding cytidine deaminase family protein gives MEAKELKQIAHKYAKSVELNDFVAYGSVAAAIETIDGNIYTGISIDTACSMGFCAEHGAIADMLKHGENRIKRVVAVTEKGEAVPPCGRCREFMTQLAQDNENAVVEVEDDHYVTLGSLIPYDWKKGMKRKW, from the coding sequence ATGGAAGCAAAGGAATTAAAGCAAATTGCTCATAAGTATGCAAAGTCAGTTGAATTAAATGACTTTGTTGCGTATGGTAGTGTGGCGGCAGCTATTGAGACTATAGACGGTAATATATATACAGGGATTAGCATTGATACTGCTTGTTCTATGGGATTCTGTGCAGAGCATGGAGCAATAGCAGATATGCTAAAGCATGGAGAAAATAGAATAAAACGTGTAGTAGCTGTAACTGAGAAGGGAGAGGCTGTACCTCCGTGTGGAAGATGTAGAGAGTTTATGACTCAATTAGCGCAAGATAATGAAAATGCAGTTGTAGAAGTAGAAGATGATCACTATGTAACTTTAGGATCGCTTATACCTTATGATTGGAAGAAAGGAATGAAGCGAAAATGGTAA
- a CDS encoding MFS transporter encodes MSNSTIKTNYPALYTLVTVFFFWGFFGAGNSIFIPFCKAYFHLDQFQSQLIDFAFYTAYYSGALILFILSTVKGKDLVTSYGYKKSIVFGLLFSAVGAGLMIWAVNVNVYTALLVGLFVVALGFSLQQIAANPLVISVGDPKTGTSRVSLGGAVNSLGGTIGPLLMAFALFGSTVALTDDQIQHLSLSSMTLLYTGVGALFVIAAMLFRFSKKIPDGVRIEPMEPAKKAIGTLVTMTVLLMMIYVPVFSTYSQSANEPIELLVKEKEILENKKVDVSQEGEKEKAIAFLDTQIVEIKEGLDNKRIMLLSAALIVIGGSIGFAFRSSRKNKQGWGAMQYPQLLLGMFGIFAYVGVEVSIGSNLGELLKLEEFGNLQSSQITPYISMYWGSLMIGRWAGAVSVFNLTKGKQLLAMIIVPFLAYFAVLGANYLAGNNITPLYYYSICVVLQIVLTYWAKNKSARTLMLFSLFGLLAMLVGLFSTGMVAIYAFLAGGLACSVLWPAIFNIAIIGLGKYTAQGSSLLIMMILGGGIIPPIQGKVADILGIHQSYIVSLLCFAYLLAFGLVAKRVLSKQQIDIDNID; translated from the coding sequence ATGAGTAACTCGACAATAAAAACTAATTATCCAGCACTGTATACATTAGTAACGGTCTTCTTCTTTTGGGGATTTTTTGGAGCAGGTAATAGTATTTTTATTCCATTTTGTAAAGCGTATTTTCATCTGGATCAATTTCAATCTCAATTAATTGATTTTGCTTTTTATACAGCGTATTATTCAGGTGCTTTGATATTGTTTATTTTAAGCACAGTTAAAGGAAAGGATCTTGTAACGAGTTATGGTTATAAAAAATCTATAGTATTTGGTTTATTATTTTCGGCAGTAGGAGCAGGATTAATGATCTGGGCTGTCAATGTTAATGTTTATACAGCGTTATTAGTAGGACTTTTTGTGGTAGCTCTAGGTTTCTCGTTACAACAGATCGCTGCTAATCCTTTGGTGATCTCTGTTGGAGACCCTAAGACAGGAACGAGTAGAGTAAGTTTAGGAGGGGCAGTTAATTCATTAGGAGGGACTATAGGACCATTGCTAATGGCGTTTGCTTTATTTGGAAGTACAGTGGCGCTTACAGATGATCAAATACAACACCTGAGTCTGTCTAGTATGACTCTTCTATATACAGGTGTAGGAGCTCTTTTTGTTATTGCAGCTATGTTATTTCGATTCTCAAAAAAGATACCTGATGGTGTGCGTATTGAACCTATGGAACCAGCTAAGAAAGCGATAGGAACTTTAGTTACAATGACAGTATTATTAATGATGATTTATGTACCAGTATTTAGTACATATAGTCAGTCAGCTAATGAGCCTATAGAGCTATTGGTTAAAGAAAAAGAGATTTTAGAAAACAAGAAGGTAGATGTATCTCAGGAAGGAGAGAAAGAGAAAGCAATAGCGTTTTTAGATACTCAAATTGTAGAGATTAAAGAAGGCTTAGATAACAAACGGATTATGTTACTTTCGGCTGCTTTAATAGTAATAGGTGGAAGTATTGGGTTTGCTTTTAGAAGTAGTAGAAAGAATAAACAAGGATGGGGTGCAATGCAATATCCACAGTTGTTACTTGGGATGTTTGGTATTTTTGCTTATGTAGGAGTAGAGGTAAGTATAGGTAGTAATCTAGGTGAGCTGCTTAAGTTAGAAGAGTTCGGTAATCTGCAATCGTCTCAAATCACTCCTTATATATCGATGTATTGGGGAAGTTTAATGATTGGAAGATGGGCAGGTGCTGTAAGTGTATTTAACCTTACTAAAGGGAAACAACTATTAGCGATGATCATTGTACCATTTTTAGCTTATTTCGCTGTTCTTGGGGCTAATTATTTGGCAGGTAATAATATCACTCCTTTATACTATTATTCAATATGTGTGGTTTTACAAATCGTATTAACATATTGGGCAAAGAATAAATCAGCTAGAACCTTAATGTTGTTCAGTCTTTTTGGATTGTTGGCAATGTTAGTTGGATTGTTTAGTACAGGTATGGTTGCTATTTATGCTTTCTTAGCAGGCGGTTTAGCTTGTAGTGTATTATGGCCAGCTATTTTTAATATTGCTATTATAGGATTAGGTAAGTATACAGCTCAGGGATCTTCTCTTTTAATCATGATGATATTGGGAGGAGGTATTATTCCTCCGATTCAAGGAAAGGTAGCAGATATATTAGGTATTCACCAATCTTATATAGTGAGTTTACTATGTTTTGCTTATTTATTAGCCTTTGGTTTAGTAGCGAAACGAGTATTATCAAAACAACAAATAGATATTGATAATATTGATTAG
- a CDS encoding cysteine desulfurase family protein produces MKHVYLDNAATTSVRPEVIEEMVNVLRNDYGNPSSTYAIGRHAKSLVENARKVIAKQFNATSSEIIFTSCGTEGNNWILRSAVRDLGVKRIITSKLEHHAVLNTVKQLGAEFGIEIVFLDIQPTSEIDYKQLEELLKDESKLTLVSLMHVNNEVGTELDLKRVATLCEANHALFHCDTVQSIGKTKIDLAETPIDFIVASAHKFHGPKGIGFAFIRKKNVLKPVMFGGEQEKGLRAGTEGVHQVVGMAKALEMAYELLDEERAHITSIKEYCKERLVEVFPEVCFNGNNVGFYNILNVLLPLSEEKAAMMLFQLDMKGIAVSRGSACQSGSQKPSHVLSQFLCAEDLKKPSLRLSFGHENTKEDIDILIEVLKTI; encoded by the coding sequence ATGAAACACGTTTATCTTGATAATGCTGCGACAACATCTGTACGTCCAGAAGTAATCGAAGAAATGGTTAATGTACTTAGAAATGATTATGGTAATCCTTCTTCAACATATGCTATCGGAAGACATGCAAAGTCGTTAGTAGAAAATGCAAGAAAAGTAATAGCAAAACAATTTAATGCTACTTCTTCTGAGATTATCTTTACTTCTTGTGGAACAGAAGGTAATAACTGGATTCTACGCTCTGCAGTACGTGACTTAGGAGTTAAGAGAATAATTACTTCTAAATTAGAGCATCATGCTGTCTTAAATACTGTGAAGCAACTAGGTGCAGAATTTGGTATAGAAATAGTGTTTTTAGATATTCAACCTACTAGTGAAATTGATTATAAGCAATTAGAAGAATTATTAAAAGATGAATCTAAGCTTACATTAGTGAGTTTAATGCATGTTAATAATGAGGTGGGTACAGAATTAGACTTGAAGCGAGTAGCTACATTATGTGAAGCGAATCATGCTTTATTTCATTGTGATACTGTACAGTCTATCGGTAAAACTAAAATAGATCTAGCAGAAACACCAATAGATTTTATTGTGGCTAGTGCTCATAAATTTCATGGACCAAAAGGAATTGGTTTTGCTTTTATCCGTAAGAAAAACGTGCTAAAACCTGTGATGTTTGGTGGAGAGCAAGAAAAAGGGCTAAGAGCTGGTACTGAAGGTGTACACCAAGTGGTAGGTATGGCGAAAGCACTAGAAATGGCTTATGAATTACTAGATGAAGAAAGAGCGCATATTACTAGTATTAAAGAATACTGTAAAGAGAGACTAGTAGAAGTATTCCCAGAAGTATGTTTTAATGGAAATAATGTAGGGTTCTATAATATCTTGAATGTATTATTGCCGTTATCAGAAGAGAAAGCAGCAATGATGTTGTTCCAATTAGATATGAAAGGAATTGCAGTATCTCGTGGAAGTGCATGTCAATCAGGAAGTCAAAAGCCTTCACATGTATTATCTCAGTTTTTATGTGCAGAGGATTTGAAGAAGCCTAGCTTAAGACTTTCTTTTGGTCATGAAAACACAAAAGAAGATATTGATATTTTAATCGAAGTATTGAAAACAATCTAA
- a CDS encoding AIR synthase related protein, producing the protein MSSNNRYALRGVSAEKEDVHNAIKNIDKGLFPKAFCKIIPDHLTGDEDYCLIMHADGAGTKSSLAYMYWKETGDISVWKGIAQDALIMNIDDLLCVGATDNIMLSSTIGRNKNLVPGEVISAIINGTEELINELKSFGVTIHSTGGETADVGDLVRTIIVDSTVTARMKRSDVIDNANIQAGDVIVGLESFGQATYEKGYNGGMGSNGLTSARHDVFDHSLAAKYPESYDSSVPEELVYSGKVHLTDAVEGSPIDAGKLVLSPTRTYAPIIKSILNKYKSDDIHGMIHCSGGAQTKILHFVDKLHIIKDNMFPVPPLFKLIQEQSNTDWREMYQVFNSGHRMELYVRPEVAADIIAISESFNVKAQIVGRVEASEEKQLTITSEYGTFKY; encoded by the coding sequence ATGAGTTCGAATAATAGATACGCACTACGCGGGGTTTCTGCTGAGAAAGAAGACGTTCACAATGCAATTAAGAACATTGATAAGGGATTATTCCCAAAGGCATTTTGTAAGATTATACCAGATCATTTAACAGGAGATGAAGATTACTGTTTAATTATGCATGCTGATGGAGCGGGGACAAAGTCTTCTTTGGCTTATATGTACTGGAAAGAAACAGGAGATATTTCTGTATGGAAAGGAATTGCTCAAGATGCATTAATCATGAATATTGATGATTTATTATGTGTAGGAGCGACAGATAATATTATGCTTTCTAGCACTATAGGGCGTAATAAAAATCTAGTTCCAGGAGAAGTTATTTCTGCTATTATTAATGGAACAGAAGAATTAATTAATGAACTAAAATCTTTTGGAGTGACTATTCACTCTACAGGAGGAGAGACCGCTGATGTAGGGGATTTAGTTCGTACGATTATTGTTGATTCTACTGTGACTGCTCGTATGAAGAGAAGTGATGTTATTGATAATGCTAATATCCAAGCAGGGGATGTTATCGTAGGTTTAGAATCATTTGGACAAGCTACTTATGAAAAAGGGTATAATGGAGGTATGGGAAGTAATGGATTAACATCAGCTAGACATGATGTTTTTGACCATTCTTTAGCTGCAAAATATCCAGAGAGTTATGATTCATCGGTACCAGAAGAGTTAGTCTATTCAGGAAAAGTACATCTTACTGATGCTGTAGAAGGTTCTCCTATTGATGCAGGTAAGCTAGTGTTATCACCTACTCGTACCTACGCTCCGATTATTAAATCAATATTGAATAAATATAAATCAGATGATATTCATGGAATGATTCACTGTAGTGGAGGAGCACAAACTAAGATTCTTCACTTCGTGGATAAATTACATATCATAAAAGATAATATGTTCCCTGTTCCACCGTTATTTAAGCTAATTCAAGAGCAATCTAATACAGATTGGAGAGAGATGTACCAAGTGTTTAACTCAGGGCATCGTATGGAATTATATGTAAGACCAGAAGTAGCAGCTGATATTATTGCTATCTCGGAATCTTTTAATGTAAAAGCTCAGATAGTAGGAAGAGTAGAAGCATCAGAAGAGAAGCAATTGACAATCACTTCTGAATACGGAACATTTAAGTACTAA